A window from bacterium encodes these proteins:
- the cobO gene encoding cob(I)yrinic acid a,c-diamide adenosyltransferase — protein sequence MAKDERIGTVQVYTGDGKGKTTAALGQALRAWGHGRRILVIQFMKGRINYGELEAAERLDGFDIVQAGRETFVSKEHPDPEDVRLAREGWALLRERVASGAYDMIVADELNVAVDYGLVALEEVLEMMRSKPPELELVITGRYARPEVIVLADLVSEVLEIKHPYQAGMDAREGVEY from the coding sequence ATGGCTAAGGACGAGCGCATCGGAACGGTTCAGGTCTACACCGGCGACGGCAAGGGTAAAACCACCGCCGCGCTGGGACAGGCGCTCCGGGCGTGGGGCCACGGGCGCAGAATCCTGGTCATCCAATTCATGAAGGGCCGCATCAACTACGGCGAACTCGAGGCCGCCGAAAGGCTCGACGGCTTCGACATCGTCCAGGCCGGCCGGGAGACCTTCGTCTCCAAGGAACACCCGGACCCCGAGGACGTGCGTCTGGCCCGCGAGGGCTGGGCGCTGCTCCGGGAGCGGGTGGCCTCCGGCGCCTACGACATGATCGTCGCCGACGAGCTCAACGTGGCGGTGGATTACGGCCTGGTTGCGCTGGAAGAGGTGCTGGAAATGATGCGTTCCAAACCGCCGGAGCTGGAGCTGGTCATCACCGGCCGCTACGCCCGCCCGGAGGTCATCGTCCTCGCCGACCTGGTCTCCGAGGTTTTGGAAATAAAGCACCCCTATCAGGCCGGGATGGACGCCCGGGAGGGCGTCGAGTACTGA